Genomic segment of Candidatus Hydrogenedentota bacterium:
GTATTGCAGACGCCCGCGACTCCCGTGTAAAACTCAAAATGGGGAGCTGGAAAGCTCCCTCTCCATACTATCAGTCCACAGCGCTATGGAGGGGGGCCTTTCCAGGCCCACATGAGAACCACCAACGCGAACTGCGGTGTGACAGGTGCCCGCGACTCCCGTGCAAAACTCAAAATGGGGAGCTGGAAAGCTCCCACTCCATACTATCAGTCCACCGCGCTATGGAGGGGGGCCTTTCCAGGCCCACAGTGGAACTGCCAACGTGAACTGCGATCTGGCAGGTGCCCGCGACTCACGTATAGACCAAGAAAATGGGGAGCTGGAAAGCTCCCTCTCCATACTCTCGCTATTAATTGTCTTTTTCGAGGTAGATAAACTCCCCCGGTTTTAGTCCAGCTCTATTCGGATTCTCCTTGATATATCCGAAGTAGTATTCGAAGTGGTGATCGCTCCTTACCAGCCGGTCCCAATAGTCCTCCTGCCAGAGGGCGCCCTTCCGGTTCATACGTTTGTTGATTTCGCGCGCCGTGAAGCCCTTCCACGATTGAAGAATCGCTCGCAACTTATACTCGCCCAAGGGTCGAAAGAGCACGTGCACATGGTTTGGCATCACCACAAAAGATGCAACATCACAACGCTCGCCATCAAAATGACGCAATGCACCCGCCACGATTTCCGCATTGCTTGAATCTCGCAGAAGGCACGAGCCCATTCCCTTGTCCAGCCAGCCGTCGATGCGCTCCATGAAGATCCCATAGTATTCGCGCTCGGTAGCAACACCCCAGGGGCGCGGATTGTGTTTCAACCACGCATCTTTTTCTTGCCGCCACTGCCGAAGCAGCGCAGCCGGCAAGGAATCGCCCAATCGCCATGTTACGAAGCACCAGACATCTCCCTGCTGCCAGTGAGGGAGCCGGTTGTGCTTGATATCGATTTCGCCGCCTCGCTGAAAGAAGGATGGGGAACAATCGTCTGGCTCCGTGGAGGGGAGTTGCTTCGCGAGCGGATTTTCTATTTCATGGCCTTCAGCCTCGCCGTACGTCATGCTTATGCCCTCTTAATTCGGGGGCTGGAAAGCCCCCGCTCCATACCTCACATGCCCCGCTCCGACAATCTTATACACCAACGTCGTAACACCCTTGGGACTTCGGGGGCTGGAAAGCCCCCGCTCCATATCTCTCATGCCCTGAACCAGGACTGGGGAATCCCCGCTCCATACTTGCATGTTCGTTGAATCCAATACCATGCTCAGGGAAGCATTTCGCCCGTGAGCCAGGCCATGGAAAAGCGGGCGAAGCGTATCCATTCTCGGCGGTGCTTTTCTCCGCCTTCGAAGAGGATGCCGATGTCGCCGTTGGAGAGCTGCACCAAAGTGGAGTAGGACGAAGGGCCGGCGTGGATGAGTCTCTTTACGGGCCAGGTGGCGCCTTCGTCGTAACTCATGCGCACCGTCATCTTTGTTCGCTCCACGACGCCGTAGAGCTCGCCGAAGTTGTCCGGGTTGGCGAAGAGGAGGCCGTCTTTCCCGCCTGTCTTTCCGGCGCTGTAGCGCAGGATGCTGGCCTGGCAGGGGCACTCGTTGAGGGCGGCGTCCCAGCGCACGGTGGACCAGCTCGCGCCGCCGTCGGCACTGGTGGCCACGCCGCGGCAGCTCCGGCCCATGTTGCCGCGCATGTTGAGCATGAGGCGCCCATCCTTCAAAGACACCACCTGGGACTCGTCGGAAAGCTCGGCCACGGGCGCACCCATGGTCCAGGTGTCGCCGCCGTCGTCGCTGAACATGACGCAGGAGCGAAAGTTTTCTTCCATTTCGATGGTGGCCTCGCCGGTATAGCCGGGAATGATCAGGCGGCCGTTGTCCATCTGGACGCCGATGCCGGGGCCGGGCACGAAGCTATCGTCCGCGTTGACGATGGCCTCGGTAATATCGCGGGGCGCGGACCAGGTCTTGCCGTTGTCCGCGCTCTTGAGGACGAGGCAGCGGTGGTGGCCGGGGGCAGTCTTGTGGGCGTTGATCCCCACGAGCACCACCTCGTCCGTTTTCCGGTTTATCACGACACAGGGATTCATGAGGGCTTCCGCGCCGGTTCCCGGCACGAGGGTCTGGACGGGGAGCCAGCTCTTGCCTTCGTCGAGACTGCGCCGCAGCACCATGTCGGTCGGGCTGGCATCGTCCTGCGCGATCTTCCGCGCCTCGCAGAAGGCCAGCAGGCTGCCGTCGGACGCGGTGATCATGGCGGGGATGCGGTAGGTGCTCACGCCGCCCTCCCCAGCCACAAAGACATCAGTAAAGACGGGTTCACCGGCCGGGCGCGGCGCGGGCGCGCCCATGGCGACGCGAAAGCCGATGTGGCTGTGCTCCGCCTTGGGTTCTTCGTGGTCGCGCCGCGATGAACGGCATCGCCCGCCGGTGGCGGTCCAGCCCCCGCCGCGCAGCACGCGGTGCGCGGCGAAGGACGGCCCGGCGGGGTCCACCGATTCGCCGTCGAAGTAGTAGCCGTGCCAGTCCTGGCACCATTCGGAGACATTGCCGCTCATATCGTGAAGGCCCCACGGATTGGGGAGTTTCTTTCCCACGGGCTGTGCGCTGGCGTCTTTACCGGCGGGGACGGTTCCACGCCACCATGCGTGGGCATCGATCTCCACGTAGTCGAGGTCGTCGCCCCAGGGAAAGCGCGTGGTGGTGCCGGCGCGGCACGCGTATTCCCACTCCGCCTCGGTGGGCAGGCGGAGGTCTTCATTCAAGTGATCCGCGAGCTTCTCGTTGAAGGCTTGCGCCGCCTCCCAGGATATGTACACGGCAGGCGATGCGGGGTCGTCCGACACCTGCTCACGGCCGCCCCAGGGACTCGTGCCCATGACCGACTGCCACTGGGCCTTGGTGATTTCATACTTGCCCATCCAGAAGCCGCGGGTGAGGGTTACTGGGTGCCGGGGCGTTTCCTTGTTGGGGTAGGCGTCGCGCTCGCCCGGGGCCTGGCCCATCTCGAAACTGCCCGCCGGAATCCAGACCATTTCCAGGGGAACGCCACCCGGCAGTTCCAGGGTACGCACGGCGCCTGCGGCGGGGGCTTCCGCCGCCGTGGCGGCGGCGGTGACCGTGATGAACAGACCCAATACGAAAAATGTCGCCACAGACAAGATGGCGGGGAACAAACGTCGAATCATCATGCTCTCCTCACGATTACAGTCGAATTACGAACCGGGATCTTGTAACACGATAGCGGCACAAAGCAACCGAACTGCCGTGCTTCGGTCCGGCTGCCGAGATTGAGAGCGCTATATCTTAAAGGGCCTCGGACATGTCTGAGGCAGAGTGCGCCTCGGTCGACAGCGCCCAACAGGAGGTCCAGTGCCACTACATCGTAATCGAAGTCATTCCCACGAAAGTGGGAATCCAGAAAGCGGCGAAGTACACGTCGCAAGTTCTCGCCATCCCCACTTTCATAAGGATGACACCCCCCAGATTGCTTCACTAATTCACTGTGCCCTTTGAACATTAAGATGGGCGTTATCTCAGGCAGGAATGACTAAGCCCCTTTGGTGTTGCCTCTCTTGGGGGCGCATGTTCAATCGCTTCAGCTCACCATGTCCTTGTGTAGATCCCAGGGCGCGCGGACGGGCCGGCTGAGCATGGCGGTGGCTTCGGTATCGTCGAGGATCTGCTCCTTTTCCGGGTTCCAGCGCAGCGGGCGGTTGAGCCGGATCGCGATGTCGCACAGATGGCTTATCGTGTCGGAGCGAATGGCGGCTTCGAGGGGGCTCACGGGTGTCTCTCCCGTCTTCGCGCAGTGCAGGAGATCGCCCATGTGGCTCGTGGTCTCTTTCAGGCGTACATCGCTCTCTTTGAATTTCACCTTCAGGATGTCAGGGTTGCTGGCCAGGATACCGCCGCGATCGACGCTGACCCAGCCCTCGCTTCCGAAGAAGGTCGTGCCGTGGTCCTTCCAGGGGCGGTAGACCGAAACAATCGGCTCCGCTACGCGGTGTCCCATGAAGCGGAGCTTCACGCCGCTTTCATAGACGCATTCCGTGTCCCAGGACTCGATGGTGTCGTAGAGTCCCTGTGTAGGGAGGCTTCCCGTGCCGCTGTACTGCACGGGGCTCGTGTGGTCTGTGCCAAGCCCCCATTGGACGATATCGAGGGGGTGGGCGCCCCACCCCGCGATAAAGCCCAGGGCGTAGTCGTAGAGGTGATAGGTGCCGTAGCAGGTACAGCGATCGACGGTGTAGGTTCGCTCGGGCGACGGGCCGGTCCAGCGATCAAAATCAAATCCTTCGGGGACCGGCGCAGGCTCCGTACTGCCGTACTGGGGCACACTGAAGGCGGCGTACTGGCTGGAAATATCGGCGCACCACGCATCCACGCGGGAAACCTCGCCGATGTAGCCGTTGCGGACGAGTTCGCAGGCCTGGCGGAACTGGGGCGCGGAGCGTTGCTGGGTGCCATACTGGATGACGGTTCTGTGCTCCGCCGCGACGCGGCGCAATTCCCAGGCCCACTCCATGCTCACGCCCAGGGGCTTCTCCACATAGATCGCCTTGCCCGCGCGCGCCGCCGCAATCGCGATGGGCACGTGCCAGTGATCGGGCGTGGCGATGATCACGGCGTCGATGTCCTTCCGGGCGAGCACCTCGCGAAAGTCGGCATAGGCCTGGACCATGTTGCCTTTGTAAAAGGTATTCAGCTTGTCCCGAGTGGATTCCCGCCGATCCGTGTAGCAATCGCTCACGGCGAGAAACTGGGCCTCCGGTCGGTGCACGGCGTCATTGAGCAGACCGCTTCCGCGCCCGCCCGCGCCGATGAGGGCGATGTTAACGCGATTGCTGGGCGCATCGTTGCCCCAGGCGCGCGCGGGAAGAATCAGGGGCACCGCGAGCGCGGCCGACGACCATTTCAAGAAATCCCTGCGTGAAGACGGGTGCGTTTTCATGGTGTAACTCCCGGGGACCTGTTATTGTTTCGGTTGAGCGGCGTTCATGACGGCCATTTCCTGACGGAGCCGGTGGCTGTTCCACACGCCGGGATGGACGACAATACGGTAGTGAAGGGCGAGCGTCTCCCCCACTTTGAGGGTGCGGGGCGCGCGGTAGAGCAGAGCGGGACTGAAGTAATGAAAGTTGTTGTCCGGCTGCGCGATGACATACCAGGGTGACGACGGGGCGTTGCTTCCCTCGCGCAACAGCATGGCAAGACCCACGGGGTGGCCATCAATCACGCCACTGAAATCCAGAGCGCGGGCGTCGAGATTCGCCTGGGGCGCGTCCAATGCCACAGGGCCCGCTTCCGAGTTTACTTCCGCGTCGATCATCAGGCTGAAGCGCATGGAAAGACCGGCGTAGCCGCCCCAGGATTTTCCTTCCGGCTCGCCCTCGATGGGCGTGCGGTCCAGCACCACATCGGCATTCAGGGCCTTGAAAGTCGCATCCCAGTCGATGGTGCAGGCGCCCATCCAGTCCGGTGGAGAAAGATGTAGCGTCCGCGACTCTGCCAGCACAGGCTTTCCCGGATCGATTTCGTAGCGCAGGTTGAATTGAACGACGGCGGAACCATCGGCCTGTGTGTCAATGACGGGCGCGTCCCAGAGCGTCCTGCCGTCGGGCAGTCCAGTTTCCCGGCTCTCTTCCCAGAAGTTAACGCCATTGATAAACTTCCAGGAGAACCACAGCGCGTGGTGCCAGGGGTGATCCGGCGGGGCTTCCCAAGTCAAGGCCGGGCCTTCAGCCAGGGCCAGGGGGTGAAAATAGGGCTTCCGGGCGTCCTTCCCGAAGTTCAACTGCCAGAGGGTGGCGCCGTTCAGTTTCAACGCTAGTGCTTCACCCGTCTGAGTCCATTCGAGGTTCCGGGGCGCTGGTGGAACGGAGCCCGTTGCGGCCCAGGCCACCGCGCGCCGGAGCAGCGTGGCAAAGGCGGGATGGCTCATGGCGCGGACGTGATGGCCGAGGAGGAAGTTCACGCTGCGGCCCTTGCCGAAGTCTCGACTGAAGAGAATCGGCTCTTCGTTTCCGGTGCCGCGAAATTCCGGGTCGGACCAGGCCGTGGCGAGCACCTGGGCCTCCGGGGGAACGGGAACCTTGTGCCAGAGCTCGTCGAAGGTGGTGAAGTCCGCCATGCCTTCGGTGATGGGATGCGCCACGCCGGATGATTTCACGGTAAAGTGATGCTGCTTCCCGTGTCCCGTGTTCTGGAGGTCCCAGGCGGTGATCGCCATCTTCTGGTAGTCCGCCCAATCGTAGAACGAGGAAGACCCGGCGTGGACGGAGACGAAGCCCTTACCTCCGGCGACGAACTCGATCAGCGCGCTCCGCGCCGCTTCGGGCCAGCCTGTGGCGGCGGCATCGCCCCAGTTGTTCCAGTTGCTCAGGATCACGTCGAATCCAGCGAGGTACTCGGCTGTCATGGTCTCGGGTTTATCGAGCACCGCGACCTCGGCCCCACCCTCCTTTTCCAGGATCTCGCGCAGCTTCGGCGTCGTCTCCCGCCACTCGTGGTTATTCTGTCCGCTCAGGAGCAGCACCTGAAGCGGATCGGCGAATGCGGGGGCAACCAGGCAAACGACCACCAGGGCCAAAGACCAGATTGAGATTGTATGGACGCGCATTGTGTATACCCTCGATCAGTACTCCGCTTCGATGGGAATCTTGAGCCTTGAAAGCTCGCTCTTTTTCCACGCGTAATCTGTGACGCCGTTACCACCCGCCATTCGATTG
This window contains:
- a CDS encoding PmoA family protein, translated to MRVHTISIWSLALVVVCLVAPAFADPLQVLLLSGQNNHEWRETTPKLREILEKEGGAEVAVLDKPETMTAEYLAGFDVILSNWNNWGDAAATGWPEAARSALIEFVAGGKGFVSVHAGSSSFYDWADYQKMAITAWDLQNTGHGKQHHFTVKSSGVAHPITEGMADFTTFDELWHKVPVPPEAQVLATAWSDPEFRGTGNEEPILFSRDFGKGRSVNFLLGHHVRAMSHPAFATLLRRAVAWAATGSVPPAPRNLEWTQTGEALALKLNGATLWQLNFGKDARKPYFHPLALAEGPALTWEAPPDHPWHHALWFSWKFINGVNFWEESRETGLPDGRTLWDAPVIDTQADGSAVVQFNLRYEIDPGKPVLAESRTLHLSPPDWMGACTIDWDATFKALNADVVLDRTPIEGEPEGKSWGGYAGLSMRFSLMIDAEVNSEAGPVALDAPQANLDARALDFSGVIDGHPVGLAMLLREGSNAPSSPWYVIAQPDNNFHYFSPALLYRAPRTLKVGETLALHYRIVVHPGVWNSHRLRQEMAVMNAAQPKQ
- a CDS encoding transposase, with the translated sequence MTYGEAEGHEIENPLAKQLPSTEPDDCSPSFFQRGGEIDIKHNRLPHWQQGDVWCFVTWRLGDSLPAALLRQWRQEKDAWLKHNPRPWGVATEREYYGIFMERIDGWLDKGMGSCLLRDSSNAEIVAGALRHFDGERCDVASFVVMPNHVHVLFRPLGEYKLRAILQSWKGFTAREINKRMNRKGALWQEDYWDRLVRSDHHFEYYFGYIKENPNRAGLKPGEFIYLEKDN
- a CDS encoding Gfo/Idh/MocA family oxidoreductase; translation: MKTHPSSRRDFLKWSSAALAVPLILPARAWGNDAPSNRVNIALIGAGGRGSGLLNDAVHRPEAQFLAVSDCYTDRRESTRDKLNTFYKGNMVQAYADFREVLARKDIDAVIIATPDHWHVPIAIAAARAGKAIYVEKPLGVSMEWAWELRRVAAEHRTVIQYGTQQRSAPQFRQACELVRNGYIGEVSRVDAWCADISSQYAAFSVPQYGSTEPAPVPEGFDFDRWTGPSPERTYTVDRCTCYGTYHLYDYALGFIAGWGAHPLDIVQWGLGTDHTSPVQYSGTGSLPTQGLYDTIESWDTECVYESGVKLRFMGHRVAEPIVSVYRPWKDHGTTFFGSEGWVSVDRGGILASNPDILKVKFKESDVRLKETTSHMGDLLHCAKTGETPVSPLEAAIRSDTISHLCDIAIRLNRPLRWNPEKEQILDDTEATAMLSRPVRAPWDLHKDMVS
- a CDS encoding SUMF1/EgtB/PvdO family nonheme iron enzyme, whose protein sequence is MMIRRLFPAILSVATFFVLGLFITVTAAATAAEAPAAGAVRTLELPGGVPLEMVWIPAGSFEMGQAPGERDAYPNKETPRHPVTLTRGFWMGKYEITKAQWQSVMGTSPWGGREQVSDDPASPAVYISWEAAQAFNEKLADHLNEDLRLPTEAEWEYACRAGTTTRFPWGDDLDYVEIDAHAWWRGTVPAGKDASAQPVGKKLPNPWGLHDMSGNVSEWCQDWHGYYFDGESVDPAGPSFAAHRVLRGGGWTATGGRCRSSRRDHEEPKAEHSHIGFRVAMGAPAPRPAGEPVFTDVFVAGEGGVSTYRIPAMITASDGSLLAFCEARKIAQDDASPTDMVLRRSLDEGKSWLPVQTLVPGTGAEALMNPCVVINRKTDEVVLVGINAHKTAPGHHRCLVLKSADNGKTWSAPRDITEAIVNADDSFVPGPGIGVQMDNGRLIIPGYTGEATIEMEENFRSCVMFSDDGGDTWTMGAPVAELSDESQVVSLKDGRLMLNMRGNMGRSCRGVATSADGGASWSTVRWDAALNECPCQASILRYSAGKTGGKDGLLFANPDNFGELYGVVERTKMTVRMSYDEGATWPVKRLIHAGPSSYSTLVQLSNGDIGILFEGGEKHRREWIRFARFSMAWLTGEMLP